The nucleotide window ATGGAATAGTTCGGAAATGCAATTTGTTATTAGCACGCATATTCAAGCAGAATCAAGCATTTATTTATGGAGCACGACAAAAAGGATTTAATTTATATTTACGACACTGAACATCACAAAATAATTGTTATTGATGGTGAAACCGGCAACCAAATTAAAGAAGAGGATGATCAAGTAACGTCAATTTTAAAATATTTGGAGGAAGAGGATAACCCTATCCTTTTACGAAAGTTTGCAGTTTGGTGTGCCCGGCAAATAAATAATAATCTGAAGCCAATACAGAAAAAAATTCTTGACCTTGCTGAAAAAGCCATTGCTAAAGAGGCAGATACTGAATCACTAAAGGAGTTATATCAAGAAACAGAAGGTACTGCTATTGCTACCGACACAACGGGCATGATGCAGGGAAATGAGAATGCTCCGGCTTATCTTGCAGCTCGGGAATGTATCAACCCCAATGCACTTGATGGCGCCATACAGGCTGCTCGATTCCATCGACTATGGGCAGAAATGAAAAGTGAGGATGAGGAGTTTGAAAATGTTGCTTTAAAAGAGATCAAAGCTCAAACCACAAAATCAGCAATACAAGAGGTTGAACAAAAACAGACCAATTACTTGCTGGATTTGATGAATGAATAAATCAATATTGCTCCCAAACGCCCTCTACTCCCCACAAAGCCCATTCAGGACAAAATTGGGAAAATAACCCCCTTTACATATATTAGCTGATAGGTGTATACTTTTTATTTGGTTGATATATGTATCAAAATAGTGGTAGCATATTATTTATATCTGATGACCAGCAGGCCCTGAGCCGCTTTCGGCAGGCCTATGTGGAATCGTATAATGTATTTACCGCATCGTCTATCAAGGAAGCTCACCGTACGTTAACAGATTACGATATCCATGTTACCGTAGCAAAACAAATGATGCCGCAGATGAGTGGCCTTCAATTCTGTGAAAGTATATCTCATGAGTTCCCGGATTTAACGAATATTATTATAAACTCTTCCAATGATACTGATTCTTTAAAAAGAGCTTATAAGACGGGTTTGATTTTCCGATTTATTAGTGAGCCATTTACCGACCTTAACCTTCAAATGGCTATTGATAATGCCTTGCAAATTCAGGAGGCTCAGTTTAAAAATCAGCAGCTTTCACAAAAAATTTCCAAATATGAAAACAAGCAGCAAGATATACTTGATTTATTTAAAAAGTATGTGCCAGGCGAAGTAGTTTCACAAGCACTGGAGACCGAAAAGGAAGATATGATGAAACCCGGCGAATCACGGATTGTCTCAGTCCTTTTCGCTGATATGCGCGACTTTACGAAGATGACCAGTGAATTACCACCTTCAGAAGTGGTGCAGTTTTTAAATGATTACTGGGATATTCTTTCCGTAGCTATTAAAGAAAACAAAGGCTCTATCAACAAATATATTGGCGATGGGTTACTTGCGGTCTTTGGCGCTCCAATATCTTACATCAATAACCATGAAAATGCAGTATCTGCGGCACTGCAAATGGTTGATTCTCTTGAAAGAGTAAATGCCAAATACAGTCAAAAGCTGGGCGAAGAAATTAGCATTGGTATCGGCATTAACAGCGGAGAAGTTATTGTAGGGAATGTTGGCACCAATGAATTTATGGAATATACGGTCATTGGTAATACCGTAAATACGGCATCCCGATTAGAAAAAATAAGCAAGTCGAAACCTAACTCAATTATTATTAGTGAGCGAACTCACGAACTTGTAAAAGATTCTTTCCAAACCTCTGACTTTAAGGAAGCTACGCTTTCTGAAAAGGATGAAACGATCAAATACTGTGAAGTGCTTGGACCCAATCCCAGTAATGTATATCCCATGCATTCCCAAAGCAACACTCCTTAGCTTTCCCACCTTTTAATTAATTTCTGGGAAAAGTAAATAAAAAAGTACTCCCCTTCCCATTCGTTGCAATTTCTGTCTTTGCATTCAATTGGGCCGCAAACGTATCGACAAGCATAGAACCAAGATTACCTTCCTCGTGAAAGCTAAAATCATCGGGAACACCCGGCCCATTATCGGCAACCTTCAACGTGATATCCCCATTCTGTTTATAGAGTCCTACCTTTAATAATCCTCGCTTATTTTTTTCAAAAGCGTGCTTAAAAGCATTCACAACCAACTCGTTTACTAAAAGTCCGCAAGGAATTACACGATCCACATCTAATTCGACCTTTTCTAACTCAAATATCAGCTCAACATGCTCTTGGTATTCCGTAAAAGTGCCATGAATAGCCTCTACCAACTCTTTTAAATAATTATCCAATTCAATTTCCGAAAGCGACTCTGTTTGATATAATTTTTCATGAATCAAAGCCATCGATCGAATACGTGTTTGACTATCCTGCAATATCCCTTGTGCTTCAGCACTTTCGGTGCTATCCAACTGCAACTCAATTAATCCCGATACAATAGCCAAACTGTTTTTTACGCGATGGTGAATTTCACGCAACAGCAACTCTTTCTCGTTAAGCGATTCTTTAATAACGCTGGTTTTACTATCAACTTGTCGGCGTAACATGACCACCCATCCTACAATTATAATGGTGATAATTCCCAATCCTGACAACAATAACAGCATATAAAATTGAGGGATACCTGCATACTCAAGATCCTGGGGCGTTCGCAAGAACATTTTGTACGTTTCTTCCTCGGGAAAATCGGGGTTGTATTCCGAGATAATGCCACAAACGACGATTTTATCCCCCACACTTAATACATCAAAATTAAAATCATCAAAAAGGTGGTGGAAGTTAGACACATATACCATCATCGTCTTTGTAGCATCTTTACTTGATGCAATACGCACATATTTACCATTAAAGGAATTGCCCTTTTCAATAATATTTCCTTCTCCTTCCACCAGCATTCCCAAATATTTCGATGGATTTACCATCGCCAAATCCAATGGCTTGGGAGCGGGCGGAGATGATCCTTTTTTAAAAACCTGATACGAATCGGCATGAACTTCTGCCAAACCGTTATAACGATCTACCTTACCCTTAACAACCAAACTGTCACCTGACTCAAAAGGAATATCAATATCCATGGCAAAAACCGATATTCCGGAAGAATCATTCTGAACAAACACCTGCAAATAATGCTCGTGTAGCAATCCCGTTTGAATATTAGCAATACCTGTAATGGTCACCCTTTCTCCCAAATGATCTAATGTATTGTCATTATTGGAGTCAGCCCTTACCTCAGCATAATTCCAAATGCGTTCTTGTTGCTGAGCCTGAGCATTAAAACTGAAAAAGAGTAGAAAGAAAATAGTAACACTACATAACAGATGAGGTTGTAGCCAACAACCTTCTTTGAAATAACCCATCGCCAAATAATAAATTAACCTAAAGCACACTTTTAAAAGCCAATAATGAATTCTACAAAAGTTCGATCTATATAAAAAATACTTATCTAATTTTTTAGGAATTGAACGTTCTTACAGATCACGACTGTTACTAAACTCAATAGCCATATTCACATTCACCATCTATCACTTTGAGCAAACAACTGAGATGCTTAGTTACAGGCGTCACCGGGTATATTGGGGGACGTCTTGTACCCAAACTATTAGAAAAAAGATACAAAGTACGCGTACTTTCTCGTGATATCGATCGTCTTCAGGGTCGTCCCTGGATTGATCAGGTCGAAGTTGTCGAAGCAGATGTCCTTAACCCCCAAAGTTTACCCGAAGCTCTTAAAAACGTTGATGTCGCCTATTACCTAATCCATAGTATGAGTGGCAAAAGTAGCTCAGAGTTTCATCAACGAGATATACAAGCAGCAAAAAACTTCAGCAAGGCTGCAAAATCACAACATGTAGAGCGTATTATTTATCTGGGCGGGCTCGGGAATCCAGAGGACAATCTTTCTAAACATTTACAGTCGAGGCAACAAACCGGGGAAGTATTACGACAGTCTGGTGTTCCCGTCACGGAGTTTAGGGCGGCTATTGTGGTCGGATCAGGAAGTAAATCCTTCGAGATGATACGCTATCTCACCGAACGCGTACCCATTATGATATGTCCCTCATGGGTATACAGCAAAGTACAACCTATAGCTATCCGCAATGTGCTGCAATACTTGGTAGCCGCTATTGAGAAACCCAAAACCAAAGATAAAATTATTGAGATTGGCGGCAGCAGCGTTATTACCTATGCCGATATGATGCGGATTTATGCCCAGGTCAATGGATTAAAACGGATCCTTCTTCCCGTTCCGGTTCTGTCTCCTACTTTATCTTCTCATTGGGTCCACTGGATGACTCCTATCCCTTCCTCATTGGCTCGACCGTTAATCGAAGGACTCAAAAATGACGTCATCGTGCAAAGTAATGACGCTGAAAAACTATTTCCCGAAATTAATCCCTTTTCATACAAAAGAGCCGTTGAACTGGCAATGGCCCGCATTGATACAGATGATGTTGAAACAACATGGAATGACGCACTCATCAGTAGCAAAGGAGATGAAGAACCAGTTATTCTTAAAACTAAAGAGGGACTTACTATTGAGCGACGCATTCGTACCGTACATGGTTCATCCCAACAGGTTTTTGAAACATTTTCAAGTTTGGGAGGTGAAAACGGCTGGCCGGTTTTTCAATGGGCGTGGAAACTGCGGGGGATATTAGATCGCATGGTTGGTGGAGTCGGCTTTCGGCGCGGACGTCGTCATCCCACTGAATTACGCGTAGGCGATGCACTCGACTTTTGGCGTGTGGAAGCCATTAAACCAGGGGAATTACTTCGCCTGCGGGCCGAAATGAAAGTGCCGGGCAAGGCTTGGCTCGAATTTCAAGCCCTCCCTAACGACGATAACACTACAAAACTGGTGCAAACAGCCTATTTTGCTCCAAAAGGATTATTTGGACTCCTTTACTGGTATGGGCTATATCCCTTTCACTCGCTTATTTTTTCCAGCATGATTGATAAACTTGCTACACAGATTGAAACCAATAACAGTTAGTTACTCTCGAAGTATTTGAAACCAACACCGCTATTTGTAGCTTATAGGTTTACAACAACATTATGCTTTACTATAAAACTTTTTTTAAAAATAAAGATACTGACTGGGTTGTGTTTGTCCACGGAGCGGGCGGCAGTTCTTCAATCTGGTTTAAACAACTAAGAACCTACAAGAAAGAGTTCAACGTATTGATGATTGACCTCCGTGGTCATGGCAAATCCAAGGGGATGCTTCAAAAATATTACGAAGAGGAATACTCTTTTAAGCTGGCCAGCCAGGATATCATTGATGTGCTCGACGAAATTGGTATCGAAAAAGCCCACTTTGTGGGCGTTTCATTAGGCACCATAATCATAAGAACAATTGGAGAGATGCAGCCCAATCGCGTGCAATCACTGGTAATGAGTGGTGCCATTATGCGCCTGAACGTACGATCTCGTTTCTTGGTTTGGCTGGGACACAAATTCAAAAAGATTGTCCCTTTTATGTGGCTCTATAAACTTTTTGCATGGATCATCATGCCCCGAAAACGGCACTCCGAGTCACGGAATCTTTTCATCCGCGAAGCCAAAAAACTCTATAAAAAGGAGTTCTTGAAATGGTTTAACATGACGCACGAGGTGAACCCCCTGCTAAAATATTTTCGTGAGAAAGAGCTTAAAATCCGCACGCTCTATATTATGGGAAGCGAAGATTACCTCTTTCTGCCACCGGTCAAAAGAGTAGTTAAAGAGCACTCTAAATCAGTGCTCGAAATCGTAGACAAGTGTGGACACGTCGTAAATGTAGAAAGACCCGAGGTTTTCAATCGGGTGACGCTTAACTTTCTCAAATCTGACAATTGGGCTGCCAATACGTAACATTTGGGACAAAGTAGAAGCTTATCCCCAGAAAACTACGGTAGCAAATACTCAAGCACTGCATCCCAATCGCGGAAGGGCTCTTCACCAAAATGGATATGTTCACCCTCAAAATCACCTGCTCCGTTGGCAGTACGGTCGTCAATGAGATAATCGCCTTTATTAAGATGCTTGTTGTGGCTTAAAATCAATCGCTTGCGGGCAACATCGGGCAGATGTTTTTTTACCCAAAGCAACTTGTCGATCCAGGCAGAAGGATTGGACCACGGTGCGGTGGAAAGTATATACACATCATACCGCTCACTTAATTTGTGGAAGGCTTCGATGGCCCCGTCGATGGGCGGAAGGTCTCGGAAAAAGCCCGGCACTTCATCAAGATCGCCTTTGTATTCCTGATACGTTTCTTCTGAAAGCTGATCAATGCCGTGTTCAAAATCAACCAGCACGCTGTCCATATCGACATAAACAATTTTCATGCGTATTTCCTATTTGGTTCAATCATTACTTTTTGATGCTGAAACAACACGTGTCCCGACCATTCGGCATTCAGGATAACATATCTTTTCTATCAAGGTACTAATATAACCTTGCCAATATTTTTTCGCTCTTCAATATAACGATGAGCTTTGGCGACATCTTCAAAACCAAAAGTGGTATCAACATGTGGATTGATCCAACCCTCTTCTACTCCTTTTAAAATATACTCCATCCAGATGCTTGCTTTTTCGGGCTCATGCCACAAATGTCCCAAGTTTACACCAAAGACGCCACGATTTTTGTTAAGCAACGGTAAGGGATGATAAAACGGCATTTGTACAACTGTCTTGAGCATACTCCACATTGCTCCCAAACCCCCGCCGGTTCCTTCACTGGCCGATGAAATCCCAAACATGCCCAACTTCCCAGTTGCGCGCAGGGCTTTGTAGCTTCGTTTCCATTCCTTACCACCCAGTGGATCAGTAATCAGTTCAACACCTTTACCATCGGTCAAATCCATTAGCTTTTCGGACCAATCCTTATTGCGATAATCGATAGTATAATCTAAACCACGCTCTGCTAAAAAGTTATGCTTTCGCTTACTGGCGGTACCATAAATCGTGGCGCCAATATGTCGAGCGATATCCAGTGCAGCAATGCCTACTCCACCACCCACATTGTGAATCAGAATTGATTCGTAGGACTGCAGCGATCCCATAACCTCTATTAAAATGTGAGCTGTTAAATAATTCACCGGCAAAACAGCCGCTTCCTCGAAAGACAAGCGATTCGGCTTCTCAAATAATTGCAATTCACGAACCGCGACCTGTTCAGCCTGCCCTTTAAATCGGGTAAAAGCAATAACTTCTTTTCCCAACCAAGAATCGTCAATTTCGTGTCCGACTGCATCAACTATACCTGCAACCTCGTATCCCATTACACAGGGTTTATCAGGCCCATCGGGATACTGCCCTTTACGTGCAAGAATATCCGCGAAGTTTAGCCCGGATGCTTTTACATTAATAATG belongs to Fodinibius sp. Rm-B-1B1-1 and includes:
- a CDS encoding zinc-binding dehydrogenase, whose translation is MRQIVNRSNGGYDVLEVEEVPDLQPEEDEAIINVKASGLNFADILARKGQYPDGPDKPCVMGYEVAGIVDAVGHEIDDSWLGKEVIAFTRFKGQAEQVAVRELQLFEKPNRLSFEEAAVLPVNYLTAHILIEVMGSLQSYESILIHNVGGGVGIAALDIARHIGATIYGTASKRKHNFLAERGLDYTIDYRNKDWSEKLMDLTDGKGVELITDPLGGKEWKRSYKALRATGKLGMFGISSASEGTGGGLGAMWSMLKTVVQMPFYHPLPLLNKNRGVFGVNLGHLWHEPEKASIWMEYILKGVEEGWINPHVDTTFGFEDVAKAHRYIEERKNIGKVILVP
- a CDS encoding alpha/beta hydrolase — encoded protein: MLYYKTFFKNKDTDWVVFVHGAGGSSSIWFKQLRTYKKEFNVLMIDLRGHGKSKGMLQKYYEEEYSFKLASQDIIDVLDEIGIEKAHFVGVSLGTIIIRTIGEMQPNRVQSLVMSGAIMRLNVRSRFLVWLGHKFKKIVPFMWLYKLFAWIIMPRKRHSESRNLFIREAKKLYKKEFLKWFNMTHEVNPLLKYFREKELKIRTLYIMGSEDYLFLPPVKRVVKEHSKSVLEIVDKCGHVVNVERPEVFNRVTLNFLKSDNWAANT
- a CDS encoding adenylate/guanylate cyclase domain-containing protein, encoding MYQNSGSILFISDDQQALSRFRQAYVESYNVFTASSIKEAHRTLTDYDIHVTVAKQMMPQMSGLQFCESISHEFPDLTNIIINSSNDTDSLKRAYKTGLIFRFISEPFTDLNLQMAIDNALQIQEAQFKNQQLSQKISKYENKQQDILDLFKKYVPGEVVSQALETEKEDMMKPGESRIVSVLFADMRDFTKMTSELPPSEVVQFLNDYWDILSVAIKENKGSINKYIGDGLLAVFGAPISYINNHENAVSAALQMVDSLERVNAKYSQKLGEEISIGIGINSGEVIVGNVGTNEFMEYTVIGNTVNTASRLEKISKSKPNSIIISERTHELVKDSFQTSDFKEATLSEKDETIKYCEVLGPNPSNVYPMHSQSNTP
- a CDS encoding sensor histidine kinase, whose protein sequence is MGYFKEGCWLQPHLLCSVTIFFLLFFSFNAQAQQQERIWNYAEVRADSNNDNTLDHLGERVTITGIANIQTGLLHEHYLQVFVQNDSSGISVFAMDIDIPFESGDSLVVKGKVDRYNGLAEVHADSYQVFKKGSSPPAPKPLDLAMVNPSKYLGMLVEGEGNIIEKGNSFNGKYVRIASSKDATKTMMVYVSNFHHLFDDFNFDVLSVGDKIVVCGIISEYNPDFPEEETYKMFLRTPQDLEYAGIPQFYMLLLLSGLGIITIIIVGWVVMLRRQVDSKTSVIKESLNEKELLLREIHHRVKNSLAIVSGLIELQLDSTESAEAQGILQDSQTRIRSMALIHEKLYQTESLSEIELDNYLKELVEAIHGTFTEYQEHVELIFELEKVELDVDRVIPCGLLVNELVVNAFKHAFEKNKRGLLKVGLYKQNGDITLKVADNGPGVPDDFSFHEEGNLGSMLVDTFAAQLNAKTEIATNGKGSTFLFTFPRN
- a CDS encoding 5' nucleotidase, NT5C type codes for the protein MKIVYVDMDSVLVDFEHGIDQLSEETYQEYKGDLDEVPGFFRDLPPIDGAIEAFHKLSERYDVYILSTAPWSNPSAWIDKLLWVKKHLPDVARKRLILSHNKHLNKGDYLIDDRTANGAGDFEGEHIHFGEEPFRDWDAVLEYLLP
- a CDS encoding SDR family oxidoreductase gives rise to the protein MSKQLRCLVTGVTGYIGGRLVPKLLEKRYKVRVLSRDIDRLQGRPWIDQVEVVEADVLNPQSLPEALKNVDVAYYLIHSMSGKSSSEFHQRDIQAAKNFSKAAKSQHVERIIYLGGLGNPEDNLSKHLQSRQQTGEVLRQSGVPVTEFRAAIVVGSGSKSFEMIRYLTERVPIMICPSWVYSKVQPIAIRNVLQYLVAAIEKPKTKDKIIEIGGSSVITYADMMRIYAQVNGLKRILLPVPVLSPTLSSHWVHWMTPIPSSLARPLIEGLKNDVIVQSNDAEKLFPEINPFSYKRAVELAMARIDTDDVETTWNDALISSKGDEEPVILKTKEGLTIERRIRTVHGSSQQVFETFSSLGGENGWPVFQWAWKLRGILDRMVGGVGFRRGRRHPTELRVGDALDFWRVEAIKPGELLRLRAEMKVPGKAWLEFQALPNDDNTTKLVQTAYFAPKGLFGLLYWYGLYPFHSLIFSSMIDKLATQIETNNS